One region of Drosophila subobscura isolate 14011-0131.10 chromosome J, UCBerk_Dsub_1.0, whole genome shotgun sequence genomic DNA includes:
- the LOC117895397 gene encoding LOW QUALITY PROTEIN: glutamate synthase [NADH], amyloplastic (The sequence of the model RefSeq protein was modified relative to this genomic sequence to represent the inferred CDS: inserted 1 base in 1 codon; deleted 2 bases in 1 codon), which produces MAPITTDNCEFECESSVETSNETIIENSVAASASGNSINGSRINEQSNELHLSDGREQEEQEQDGPQEQMPWEAPGKQGLYDPQNEHEACGVGFIVAIDGKRSHKILRDAQTLSERMNHRGACACDNDTGDGAGVLASIPHGLYAKSLAKEGKTLPELGDYATGIFYLDEAQHAAAEKEFNDLAQSLGLEVIAWRTVPANQQAIGVVARKSEPLSRQVFVRRPEGCDEKDFQRKVFVLRKRASHELAKPGRRFYICSLSDRTVVYKGLFTSDQLWDYYTDLKDPEFETYLALVHTRFSTNTFPSWERAHPLRVLAHNGEINTLRGNVNLMKAREGVMESDAFGDQLKKLYPVVEPNLSDSGSFDCVLEFITMASERSLPESVMTMVPEAWQNDKTMPQEKRDFYQWAACVMEPWDGPALISFTDGRYIGAVLDRNGLRPSRFYVTKENVLVMASEVGVYDVDPSQVTLKSRLKPGRMLLVDTKEKKLIQDIELKQHISKSRPHSEWLQQKMITLDEIRNANMLNALPVEDLSKLPASQRGIFDPRLSLFGYTTETVNMLLIPMFKNKKEALGSMGNDSPLACLSNFQPVAYEYFKQLFAQVTNPPIDPFREKVVMSMQCPLGPEANLLQPSAQQVHRIWLTNPILSIPDTQLLKRNTHRGWKTKVLDITFQFSDGVPGYLECIERVCREGYNAAQAGYQLIVISDRNAGSNGMTAVSALLALGALHHHLIETLQRMKVGIIVETAEAREVHHICVLLGYGADAICPYLAFELAEALRDDGVIGHEVTDKQIYAAYAQAIDTGIAKVMAKMGISTLQSYKSAQIFEAVGLGIDLVAKCFRGTQSRIGGVTLEMLAKEGLERYQLTYCKISPDTRILRNPGHYHWRHGGEAHINEPSSIGSLQEAAVNKNLDAFEAFKKTTLDSVKKCALRGQLDFVNDRQKIELSEVEPASEIVKRFATGAMSFGSISLEAHQTLAVTMNRIGGKSNTGEGGEDSDRYLNQDPNHSRRSAIKQVASGRFGVTASYLANADDLQIKMAQGAKPGEGGELPGYKVTKDIAKTRKSVPGVGLISPPPHHDIYSIEDLAELIYDLKCSNPNARISVKLVSEVGVGVVASGVAKGKAEHIVISGHDGGTGASSWTGIKNAGMPWELGIAETHQVLVLNNLRSRVIVQADGQLRTGFDVVVAALLGADEFGFSTAPLIVMGCTMMRKCHLNTCPVGIATQDPELRKKFTGKPEHVINFFFMLAEDIRKIMAXLGISKFQDLIGRTDLLRVASQRDAKGSNLDLKLLLQPALELRPGTNIVGGSVKQDFQLEKRMDNELIAKAQQIFNGSDDNVTVKMRIHNEARAFGSTLSYHIACKYGEAGLPAGKSIDIFLEGSAGQSFCAFLARGVNVTLKGDANDYVGKGLCGGNVVISPQDTATFESHLNVIVGNVCLYGATEGTAFFRGIAAERFCVRNSGVTAVVEGVGDHGCEYMTGGLVVILGLTGRNFAAGMSGGIAYVYDIDGSFKPKVNPESVELLPLELADDVQIVKKLLADFIEKTGSKVAKELLDNWATSQAKFVKVFPYEYQKALQDMAEQQAAEQPLKTAVAAIENGNGKHEPHIKDIEESIQDVALEQKRADRVLDKTRGFVKYKRETAPYRDAADRQQDWNEVYNFPHVRKNLKVQAARCMECGVPFCQSNSTGCPLGNIIPKWNDLIFHGEWQEALRQLLQTNNFPEFTGRVCPAPCEGSCVLGISEPAVTIKNIECAIIDHAFEQGWIKAEIPEVRTGKRVAIVGSGPSGLAASQQLNRAGHFVTVFERNDRVGGLLQYGIPTMKLSKEVVKRRVDLMADEGIEFRTNVHVGKDLKAEQLLNEYDAVLLTTGSTWPRDLPLANRDLKGIHFAMEFLEAQQKKQLGGKKDIISAAGKDVIIIGGGDTGCDCIATSLRQGAKSITSFEILPEPPLKRAEDNPWPQWPKVFRVDYGHEEVKLKWGKDPRQYCTTTKEFIGENGHIKGVNTVEVEWTKTETGQWRMQEVAGSEKYFAADLILLAMGFLGPEKTVSTELGLELDPRGNIKATNGQYGTSNGKVFAAGDCRRGQSLVVWAITEGRQAARQVDSYLTGRISGLPGPGGVIRTS; this is translated from the exons ATGGCACCAATAACCACTGACAATTGCGAATTTGAATGTGAATCCTCTGTTGAAACATCCAACGAAACCATCATCGAGAACTCTGTTGCCGCTTCCGCCAGTGGCAATTCCATTAACGGTTCGCGCATCAACGAACAATCGAATGAATTGCATTTGAGCGACGGTcgggagcaggaggagcaggagcaggatggCCCGCAGGAGCAGATGCCTTGGGAGGCACCTGGCAAACAGGGACTCTACGATCCCCAGAATGAGCACGAGGCCTGCGGCGTTggcttcattgtggccatcgATGGCAAACGCTCTCACAAG ATTCTACGTGATGCCCAGACCCTGTCAGAACGGATGAATCATCGTGgtgcctgcgcctgcgacAATGACACTGGCGACGGTGCTGGCGTCTTGGCCTCCATTCCTCATGGACTCTATGCCAAGTCTTT GGCCAAAGAGGGCAAAACTCTGCCCGAACTTGGTGACTATGCCACTGGCATTTTCTACTTGGATGAGGCGCAGCATGCGGCTGCCGAAAAGGAGTTTAATGACCTGGCCCAGAGCCTGGGCCTCGAAGTGATTGCCTGGCGCACCGTGCCGGCCAATCAGCAGGCCATTGGCGTGGTCGCACGCAAATCGGAGCCACTGTCGCGGCAGGTGTTCGTGCGTCGTCCCGAGGGCTGTGATGAGAAGGACTTCCAGCGCAAGGTGTTCGTTCTGAGGAAGCGTGCCAGCCATGAGCTGGCCAAGCCGGGCAGACGCTTCTACATTTGCTCGCTGTCGGATCGCACGGTGGTGTACAAGGGTCTGTTCACCTCGGATCAGTTGTGGGACTACTACACGGACCTCAAGGATCCAGAGTTTGAGACCTATCTGGCGCTGGTGCACACGCGCTTCTCCACCAACACTTTCCCCAGCTGGGAGCGTGCCCATCCGCTGCGGGTGCTCGCCCACAATGGCGAGATCAACACGCTGCGCGGCAACGTGAATCTCATGAAGGCACGCGAGGGTGTCATGGAGTCTGATGCGTTCGGGGATCAGCTGAAGAAGCTCTATCCCGTGGTGGAGCCGAATCTGTCGGACTCGGGCTCCTTTGACTGTGTCCTGGAGTTCATTACGATGGCCAGCGAGCGCTCGCTGCCAGAGTCCGTGATGACCATGGTGCCGGAGGCGTGGCAGAACGACAAGACGATGCCGCAGGAGAAGCGTGACTTCTATCAGTGGGCTGCCTGTGTCATGGAGCCCTGGGATGGACCAGCGCTCATCAGCTTCACCGACGGTCGCTACATCGGCGCCGTGCTGGACAGGAACGGTCTGCGTCCGTCGCGCTTCTATGTGACCAAGGAGAACGTGCTCGTGATGGCCTCCGAGGTGGGCGTGTACGATGTGGACCCATCGCAGGTGACACTGAAGAGCCGCCTCAAGCCCGGACgcatgctgctggtggacaCCAAGGAGAAGAAGCTCATCCAGGACATTGAACTGAAGCAGCACATCTCCAAGTCGCGTCCCCATTCCGagtggctgcagcagaag ATG aTCACTTTGGATGAGATACGCAATGCCAATATGTTGAATGCGCTGCCAGTGGAAGATCTCTCCAAGTTGCCGGCTTCGCAGCGTGGCATCTTCGATCCGCGGCTGTCGCTTTTCGGCTACACCACAGAGACGGTGAACATGCTGCTGATTCCCATGTTTAAGAACAA AAAGGAGGCTTTGGGCTCCATGGGCAACGATTCGCCACTGGCCTGCCTGTCCAACTTTCAGCCGGTGGCCTATGAATACTTCAAGCAATTGTTTGCCCAAGTGACCAATCCCCCGATCGATCCATTCCGCGAGAAGGTGGTCATGTCCATGCAGTGTCCGCTGGGGCCGGAGGCCAATCTGTTGCAGCCATCCGCCCAGCAGGTGCACCGCATTTGGCTCACCAATCCCATACTGAGCATTCCAGACACCCAGCTCCTGAAGCGGAACACGCACCGCGGCTGGAAGACCAAAGTCCTGGACATTACATTCCAGTTCAGCGACGGCGTACCGGGCTACCTCGAGTGCATCGAGCGCGTCTGTCGCGAGGGCTACAATGCCGCCCAAGCGGGCTACCAGCTGATCGTGATCTCCGATCGCAATGCCGGCTCCAATGGCATGACTGCCGTCTCGGCTCTGCTCGCCTTGGGTGCACTGCATCATCATCTGATTGAGACGCTGCAGCGCATGAAGGTCGGCATTATTGTGGAGACAGCGGAGGCCCGTGAGGTGCATCACATTTGTGTGCTGCTCGGCTACGGCGCCGATGCCATTTGTCCCTATTTGGCCTTTGAGCTGGCTGAGGCACTGCGCGATGATGGTGTCATCGGGCATGAGGTGACGGACAAGCAGATCTACGCCGCCTATGCCCAGGCCATTGACACGGGCATTGCCAAGGTGATGGCCAAGATGGGCATCAGCACGCTGCAGTCGTACAAGAGCGCCCAGATCTTTGAGGCTGTGGGCTTGGGCATTGATCTGGTGGCCAAATGCTTCCGCGGCACTCAGTCGCGCATCGGTGGCGTCACCCTGGAGATGCTCGCCAAGGAGGGACTCGAACGCTATCAGCTGACATACTGCAAGATCTCGCCGGACACACGCATCCTGCGCAATCCCGGACACTACCACTGGCGCCACGGTGGCGAGGCGCACATCAACGAGCCCTCGTCCATTGGCAGCCTGCAGGAGGCGGCTGTCAACAAGAATCTGGATGCCTTCGAGGCCTTCAAGAAGACCACGCTGGACAGCGTGAAGAAGTGCGCGCTGCGCGGACAGCTGGACTTTGTCAACGATCGACAGAAGATTGAGCTGTCCGAAGTGGAGCCAGCCAGTGAGATTGTCAAGCG CTTTGCCACTGGTGCCATGAGCTTTGGCAGCATCTCCTTGGAGGCACATCAGACGCTGGCCGTCACCATGAATCGCATTGGTGGCAAGAGCAACACGGGCGAGGGCGGCGAAGACTCTGATCGTTATTTGA ATCAAGATCCCAATCATAGTCGCCGTTCGGCCATCAAGCAGGTGGCTTCGGGACGCTTTGGCGTCACAGCCTCGTATCTGGCAAATGCCGATGATTTGCAGATCAAAATGGCCCAAGGCGCCAAGCCCGGCGAGGGCGGTGAGCTGCCCGGCTATAAGGTGACCAAAGATATAGCCAAGACGCGCAAGTCGGTGCCAGGTGTGGGCTTGATCTCACCACCGCCGCACCACGACATCTATTCGATTGAGGATCTGGCTGAGTTGATTTACGATCTAAAATGCTCCAATCCGAATGCGAGGATCAGTGTGAAACTCGTCTCGGAAGTGGGCGTTGGCGTGGTGGCCTCGGGAGTTGCTAAG GGCAAAGCCGAACACATTGTTATCTCTGGCCATGATGGCGGCACTGGTGCCAGCTCCTGGACGGGCATCAAGAATGCCGGCATGCCCTGGGAACTGGGCATTGCAGAGACGCATCAAGTGCTGGTTTTGAATAATCTACGTTCACG CGTAATTGTCCAAGCGGATGGACAGCTGCGCACTGGCTTCGATGTGGTTGTGGCCGCGCTGCTGGGCGCTGATGAATTTGGCTTCAGCACAGCGCCCTTGATTGTGATGG GTTGCACCATGATGCGCAAATGTCATTTGAATACCTGCCCCGTGGGCATTGCCACACAGGATCCTGAGCTGCGCAAGAAGTTCACTGGCAAACCCGAGCATGTCATCAACTTTTTCTTTATGCTGGCGGAAGAT aTTCGCAAAATCATGG AACTGGGCATCAGCAAATTCCAAGATCTGATCGGACGCACCGATCTCTTGCGCGTGGCCAGTCAGCGTGACGCCAAGGGCAGCAATTTGGatttgaagctgctgctgcagccagcgCTGGAGCTGCGCCCCGGCACCAACATTGTCGGTGGCTCTGTGAAGCAGGATTTCCAGCTGGAGAAGCGCATGGACAACGAGCTGATTGCCAAGGCGCAGCAGATTTTCAATGGCTCCGATGACAATGTCACCGTCAAGATGCGCATCCACAACGAAGCGCGTGCCTTTGGC TCAACGCTCAGCTATCATATTGCTTG TAAATATGGTGAAGCTGGTTTGCCCGCTGGCAAGAGCATTGACATCTTCCTTGAGGGCTCCGCTGGCCAGAGCTTCTGCGCGTTCCTCGCACGCGGCGTCAACGTCACGCTGAAGGGCGATGCCAACGATTATGTGGGCAAGGGCTTGTGCGGCGGCAATGTGGTCATCTCGCCACAGGACACGGCTACCTTTGAGTCCCACTTGAATGTGATTGTGGGCAATGTGTGCCTGTATGGCGCCACCGAGGGCACAGCCTTCTTCCGTGGCATTGCCGCTGAGCGTTTCTGTGTGCGCAATTCGGGCGTCACCGCCGTCGTCGAGGGTGTGGGCGATCATGGCTGCGAGTACATGACGGGTGGACTTGTGGTCATCCTCGGTCTTACCGGACGCAACTTTGCCGCTGGCATGTCGGGCGGCATTGCCTATGTCTATGACATTGATGGCTCCTTCAAGCCCAAAGTGAATCCGGAGAGCGTTGAGCTGCTGCCCCTAGAGCTAGCGGATGATGTGCAAATTGTCAAGAAACTGCTGGCGGATTTCATAGAGAAAACGGGCTCGAAGGTGGCCAAGGAGTTGCTGGACAACTGGGCCACATCGCAGGCAAAGTTCGTCAAAGTCTTCCCCTACGAGTACCAAAAGGCGCTGCAGGACATGGccgagcagcaggcggcagagcAGCCGCTGAAGACGGCCGTGGCAGCCATCgagaatggcaatggcaagcATGAGCCGCACATTAAGGACATCGAGGAGTCCATACAGGATGTGGCACTGGAGCAGAAGCGTGCCGATCGTGTGCTGGACAAGACGCGCGGCTTTGTCAAGTACAAGCGGGAGACGGCGCCGTATCGCGATGCCGCCGATCGGCAGCAGGACTGGAACGAGGTCTACAACTTCCCGCATGTGCGCAAGAACCTCAAGGTGCAGGCCGCTCGCTGCATGGAGTGCGGCGTGCCCTTCTGCCAGTCCAACTCCACGGGCTGTCCGCTGGGCAACATCATACCCAAGTGGAACGATCTGATCTTTCATGGCGAGTGGCAGGAGGCACTgcgccagctgctgcaaaCGAACAACTTCCCCGAGTTTACGGGTCGCGTTTGTCCCGCACCCTGCGAGGGCTCCTGTGTCCTGGGCATCTCGGAGCCGGCTGTGACGATCAAGAACATCGAATGCGCCATCATTGATCATGCCTTCGAGCAGGGCTGGATCAAGGCGGAGATCCCGGAAGTGCGCACCGGCAAGCGTGTGGCCATTGTGGGCTCTGGTCCCTCGGGACTGGCTGCCTCGCAGCAGCTGAATCGCGCCGGGCACTTTGTGACCGTGTTCGAGCGCAACGATCGTGTCGGTGGGCTGCTGCAGTATGGCATACCCACCATGAAGCTGTCCAAGGAGGTGGTCAAGCGTCGCGTGGACCTCATGGCCGACGAGGGCATCGAATTCCGCACCAATGTGCATGTGGGCAAGGATCTCAAggccgagcagctgctgaaTGA ATACGATGCTGTGCTGCTGACTACGGGTTCCACTTGGCCGCGTGATCTGCCGCTGGCTAATCGTGACCTGAAGGGCATACACTTTGCCATGGAGTTCCTCGAGGcgcagcaaaagaaacagcTGGGCGGCAAGAAGGACATCATCTCCGCGGCCGGCAAGGATGTGATCATCATTGGCGGTGGCGACACTGGCTGCGATTGCATTGCCACATCGTTGCGGCAGGGGGCCAAGAGCATCACCAGCTTTGAGATCCTCCCAGAGCCGCCACTGAAGCGCGCCGAGGACAATCCCTGGCCGCAGTGGCCCAAGGTCTTCCGCGTCGATTACGGCCACGAGGAGGTCAAGCTCAAGTGGGGCAAGGATCCGCGTCAGTATTGCACCACCACCAAGGAGTTTATCGGCGAGAATGGTCACATCAAGGGCGTCAATACCGTCGAGGTTGAGTGGACCAAGACGGAGACGGGCCAGTGGCGCATGCAGGAGGTGGCCGGCTCTGAGAAGTACTTTGCCGCCGATCTGATACTGTTGGCCATGGGCTTCCTGGGACCCGAGAAGACCGTGTCCACGGAGCTGGGCCTCGAGCTGGATCCTCGTGGCAATATCAAGGCCACCAATGGACAGTATGGCACCTCCAATGGCAAGGTCTTTGCTGCGGGCG aTTGCCGCCGTGGACAGTCGCTGGTCGTCTGGGCCATCACCGAGGGTCGCCAGGCAGCACGTCAAGTGGATTCCTATCTAACTGGTCGCATCAGTGGCCTGCCAGGACCCGGCGGCGTCATCAGAACCTCgtaa